The Streptomyces sp. Mut1 genome window below encodes:
- the alc gene encoding allantoicase, whose product MTATAHFTGDADPYGGGDPYADYRTAGHPFTHLVDLADRRLGAGVIAANDEFFAQRENLLKPEPAHFDPERFGHKGKIMDGWETRRRRGASADRPHPADEDHDWALIRLGAPGIVRGLVVDTAHFRGNYPQAVSVEAVSLPGSPSPEELLAPDVTWTTLVPRTAVGGHAANGFAVDVERRFTHLRLCQHPDGGVARLRVYGEVAPDPVWLSALATFDVVALENGGRVEDASDRFYSPATNTIQPGRSRKMDDGWETRRRRDRGNDWIHYHLAEEAQIRAVEIDTAYLLGNAAGWAALTARDARSGTWTELLPRTRLQPDTNHRFVLPEPVRADQVRADIFPDGGISRLRLFGSLTERGAARLAARHAELGG is encoded by the coding sequence ATGACGGCGACAGCACACTTCACCGGCGACGCCGACCCGTACGGCGGCGGCGACCCGTACGCCGACTACCGCACCGCCGGCCACCCCTTCACCCACCTCGTGGACCTCGCCGACCGGCGGCTCGGCGCGGGCGTGATCGCCGCCAACGACGAGTTCTTCGCCCAGCGCGAGAACCTGCTGAAGCCGGAGCCCGCGCACTTCGACCCGGAGCGCTTCGGGCACAAGGGCAAGATCATGGACGGCTGGGAGACCCGCCGCCGGCGCGGCGCGAGCGCGGACCGGCCGCACCCGGCGGACGAGGACCACGACTGGGCGCTGATCCGCCTCGGCGCCCCCGGCATCGTGCGCGGTCTGGTCGTGGACACCGCCCACTTCCGCGGCAACTACCCGCAGGCCGTCTCCGTCGAGGCCGTCTCGCTGCCCGGCTCGCCCTCCCCGGAGGAACTGCTCGCCCCCGACGTGACGTGGACGACGCTCGTCCCCCGTACGGCCGTCGGCGGCCACGCGGCCAACGGCTTCGCCGTCGATGTGGAGCGGCGCTTCACCCACTTGCGGCTGTGCCAGCACCCGGACGGCGGCGTGGCCCGGCTCCGGGTGTACGGCGAGGTGGCCCCCGACCCCGTCTGGCTGTCCGCGCTCGCCACCTTCGACGTCGTCGCCCTGGAGAACGGCGGCCGGGTCGAGGACGCCTCCGACCGCTTCTACTCCCCGGCGACCAACACCATCCAGCCCGGCAGGTCCCGCAAGATGGACGACGGCTGGGAGACCCGCCGCAGGCGCGACCGGGGCAACGACTGGATCCACTACCACCTGGCCGAAGAGGCGCAGATCCGGGCCGTGGAGATCGACACCGCCTACCTGTTGGGCAACGCGGCGGGCTGGGCGGCGCTCACGGCCCGCGACGCGCGGAGCGGTACGTGGACCGAGCTGCTGCCCCGGACCCGGCTCCAGCCCGACACCAACCACCGCTTCGTGCTGCCCGAGCCGGTCCGGGCCGACCAGGTCAGGGCCGACATCTTCCCGGACGGCGGCATCTCGCGGCTGCGCCTCTTCGGCTCGCTGACCGAGCGCGGCGCCGCCCGGCTGGCCGCCCGCCACGCCGAACTCGGCGGCTGA
- a CDS encoding aldo/keto reductase, which yields MSGITEHTLNDGRTIPAVGLGTYPLDDAAAEKAVAGALDLGYRLVDTALNYGNETGTGRGVARSGVPREDVFVTTKVPGRHHGYEKTLASFEESRRNLGLDYVDLYLIHWPLPRVGLYVDTWRALLKLREDGLVRSVGVSNFTAEHLERLEGETGVLPAVNQIELHPRLPQEELRAFHRAKGIVTESWSPLGRGRDLLTDPDVVAVAEAHGVSPGQAVLRWHTQLGAVPIPKSADPGRQRQNLDLFGFELTPEELARIGGGRRQRFGGDPEVHEEF from the coding sequence ATGTCCGGTATCACGGAGCACACCCTGAACGACGGCCGTACGATCCCGGCGGTCGGGCTCGGCACCTATCCGCTGGACGACGCGGCGGCGGAGAAGGCCGTGGCCGGCGCCCTGGACCTCGGCTACCGGCTCGTGGACACGGCGCTGAACTACGGCAACGAGACGGGCACGGGACGCGGCGTCGCCCGCAGCGGGGTGCCGCGCGAGGACGTCTTCGTCACGACCAAGGTGCCGGGCCGTCACCACGGCTACGAGAAGACGCTGGCCTCGTTCGAGGAGTCCCGCCGCAATCTCGGCCTGGACTACGTGGACCTCTATCTCATCCACTGGCCGCTGCCCCGGGTCGGCCTGTACGTGGACACCTGGCGGGCCCTGCTCAAGCTGCGCGAGGACGGTCTCGTGCGGTCGGTCGGGGTCTCCAACTTCACCGCCGAGCACCTGGAGCGGCTGGAGGGCGAGACGGGTGTGCTGCCCGCCGTGAACCAGATCGAGCTGCACCCCCGGCTGCCCCAGGAGGAGCTGCGGGCCTTCCACCGGGCCAAGGGCATCGTCACCGAGAGCTGGAGCCCGCTGGGGCGCGGCCGTGACCTGCTGACCGACCCGGACGTGGTGGCCGTCGCCGAGGCGCACGGGGTCTCCCCCGGCCAGGCGGTGCTGCGCTGGCACACCCAGCTCGGGGCCGTACCGATCCCGAAGTCGGCCGATCCGGGGCGTCAGCGCCAGAACCTGGACCTGTTCGGGTTCGAGCTGACGCCCGAGGAGCTGGCCCGGATCGGCGGCGGGCGGCGGCAGCGGTTCGGCGGGGACCCCGAGGTACACGAGGAGTTCTGA
- a CDS encoding SDR family oxidoreductase: MNSTVSTGRTALVTGGSRGIGAATALRLARDGADVALTYVQDEQGAREVVRTIEATGRRAVALRADAADPEAAASVVHRAAETFGRLDILVNNAGIGVLGPIGTLTPADVDRVLAVNVRAVFLACRAAAEVMERGGRIISLGTALSRHAGGPGGTLYAMSKSALCGLTKPLARELGPRGITVNLVQPGAVDTDLNPADGPFAEGQRAANALDRFGTTAEVAALIAYLAGAEAAFVTGAELTVDGGHSA, translated from the coding sequence ATGAACAGCACCGTCAGCACCGGCCGCACCGCGCTCGTCACCGGCGGCAGCCGGGGTATCGGCGCCGCGACCGCTCTGCGGCTCGCCCGGGACGGCGCCGATGTGGCGCTGACCTACGTCCAGGACGAACAGGGCGCCCGGGAGGTCGTCCGCACGATCGAGGCGACCGGCCGGCGCGCCGTCGCCCTGCGCGCCGACGCGGCCGACCCGGAGGCCGCCGCCTCGGTGGTGCACCGGGCGGCCGAGACCTTCGGCCGGCTCGACATCCTGGTGAACAACGCGGGGATCGGCGTCCTCGGCCCCATCGGCACCCTCACGCCCGCCGATGTCGACCGGGTCCTCGCCGTCAACGTGCGGGCGGTCTTCCTCGCCTGCCGGGCAGCGGCCGAGGTGATGGAGCGCGGCGGCCGCATCATCTCCCTCGGTACGGCCCTGAGCCGGCACGCGGGCGGGCCCGGCGGCACGCTCTACGCGATGAGCAAGTCCGCGCTCTGCGGGCTGACCAAGCCGCTGGCCCGTGAGCTCGGCCCGCGCGGCATCACCGTCAACCTGGTCCAGCCCGGCGCGGTGGACACCGACCTCAACCCGGCCGACGGCCCGTTCGCCGAGGGGCAGCGCGCGGCGAACGCGCTGGACCGGTTCGGCACCACCGCCGAGGTGGCCGCACTGATCGCGTACCTGGCCGGTGCGGAGGCCGCCTTCGTCACCGGTGCCGAACTGACCGTGGACGGCGGCCACTCGGCCTGA
- a CDS encoding DMT family transporter, whose protein sequence is MSSAAVPVPALAPPRRAWLTDLPVLLVAVVWGSSYLAAKGITTPRTVVAVLVLRFAVVLPVLVVAGWHRLRALSAAQWRGAGLLGLVLSGIFLLETYGIVHTSATNAGLIISLTMILTPLAEAAVTRTRPTGAFLAAAGLSVAGVVLLTQGGGFTSPSAGDLLMLAAAFARTLHVLLMARVRSVRSADSLSLTTVQLGGAVAVFALLAAVPGTGEAPWTVAAGFGVREWAGLLFLSVFCTLFAFFVQMWSVRRTSPSRVSLLLGTEPLWAAAVGITIGGERLGVAGVAGAVLVLAGTAWGRRGADRAAP, encoded by the coding sequence GTGTCGTCCGCCGCCGTCCCCGTGCCCGCCCTCGCCCCGCCGCGCCGGGCCTGGCTCACCGATCTGCCCGTGCTGCTGGTGGCCGTGGTCTGGGGCTCCAGCTACCTGGCCGCCAAGGGCATCACCACACCGCGGACCGTCGTCGCCGTCCTGGTGCTGCGGTTCGCCGTCGTGCTGCCCGTGCTGGTGGTCGCGGGATGGCACCGGCTGCGCGCCCTGAGCGCCGCCCAGTGGCGCGGCGCCGGACTGCTCGGCCTCGTACTCAGCGGGATCTTCCTGCTGGAGACGTACGGCATCGTGCACACCTCGGCCACCAACGCCGGGCTCATCATCAGCCTCACGATGATCCTCACCCCGCTCGCCGAGGCCGCCGTGACCCGGACCCGGCCGACCGGGGCCTTCCTCGCGGCCGCCGGGCTCTCCGTCGCGGGCGTGGTGCTGCTGACCCAGGGCGGCGGATTCACCAGCCCCTCGGCCGGTGACCTGCTCATGCTGGCCGCCGCCTTCGCCCGGACCCTGCACGTCCTGCTGATGGCCCGGGTCAGGTCCGTCAGGTCGGCGGACTCGCTGTCCCTGACGACCGTCCAGCTCGGCGGCGCGGTCGCCGTCTTCGCCCTGCTGGCCGCCGTGCCGGGAACGGGCGAGGCGCCGTGGACCGTCGCCGCCGGCTTCGGCGTCCGGGAGTGGGCCGGGCTGCTGTTCCTGTCGGTGTTCTGCACGCTGTTCGCGTTCTTCGTACAGATGTGGTCCGTACGCCGCACCTCACCGTCCCGGGTCAGCCTGCTGCTCGGTACGGAACCGCTGTGGGCCGCCGCCGTCGGCATCACGATCGGCGGCGAACGGCTGGGCGTCGCCGGGGTCGCGGGCGCCGTGCTGGTGCTGGCGGGCACCGCCTGGGGGCGGCGCGGCGCGGACCGGGCCGCGCCCTGA
- a CDS encoding sensor histidine kinase: MTRTEYPWLLPSAMADPELPGDRGRSRRTVRDWAVDLAAFLCAAGIGMATLATIDADPTTPDVFVLIDSLVGAAACCALWFRRRWPVGLAAALVLLSTVEPVAAGALLVALFSVAVHRPFRPVALVGAGALAVTPLQPYLRPDPNSSFVESTVIGVLLILLVLSWGMAVRSRRRLVVSLRERARRAESEAALRAEQAQRLAREDIAREMHDVLAHRLTLLSVHAGALEFRPDAPPPEVARAAGVIRDSAHEALQDLREIIGVLRSPRDGETDGNRPQPTLATLDALIAESRLAGMAVSLDNRIADPAAVPAATGRTVYRIAQEALTNARKHAPGAEVTVGVTGGPGQGVTVEVRNPAPAEPFTRVPGSGQGLIGLTERATLAGGRLDHGPGPDGGFGVRAWLPWAS; the protein is encoded by the coding sequence ATGACGCGTACGGAGTACCCCTGGCTGCTGCCCTCGGCGATGGCCGACCCCGAGCTGCCCGGCGACCGCGGGCGCTCCCGCCGCACCGTGCGGGACTGGGCCGTCGACCTCGCGGCCTTTCTCTGCGCGGCGGGCATCGGCATGGCCACCCTCGCCACCATCGACGCCGACCCCACCACACCCGACGTCTTCGTGCTGATCGACTCGCTCGTCGGCGCGGCGGCCTGCTGCGCCCTGTGGTTCCGGCGGCGCTGGCCGGTCGGGCTCGCCGCCGCCCTGGTCCTGCTGTCCACCGTGGAACCGGTCGCGGCCGGCGCCCTGCTGGTGGCGCTGTTCAGCGTGGCCGTGCACCGGCCGTTCCGCCCGGTCGCCCTCGTCGGCGCCGGGGCCCTGGCCGTCACCCCCCTCCAGCCCTACCTGCGCCCCGACCCGAACTCGTCGTTCGTCGAGTCCACCGTCATCGGGGTGCTGCTGATCCTGCTCGTTCTCAGCTGGGGCATGGCCGTACGCTCCCGGCGCCGGCTCGTCGTCTCCCTGCGCGAGCGCGCCCGGCGGGCCGAGAGCGAGGCCGCGCTGAGGGCCGAGCAGGCGCAGCGGCTCGCCCGCGAGGACATCGCCCGCGAGATGCACGACGTGCTCGCCCACCGGCTGACCCTGCTCAGCGTCCACGCCGGCGCCCTCGAATTCCGCCCCGACGCCCCGCCGCCCGAGGTCGCGCGGGCCGCCGGAGTCATCCGCGACAGCGCGCACGAGGCACTCCAGGACCTGCGCGAGATCATCGGGGTCCTGCGCAGCCCCCGTGACGGGGAGACCGACGGCAACCGGCCGCAGCCCACCCTCGCCACCCTGGACGCGCTGATCGCCGAATCCCGGCTCGCGGGCATGGCGGTCAGCCTCGACAACCGCATCGCCGACCCGGCCGCCGTTCCCGCCGCCACCGGCCGCACGGTCTACCGCATCGCCCAGGAGGCGCTGACCAACGCCCGAAAACACGCACCCGGCGCCGAGGTCACCGTCGGCGTCACGGGCGGACCCGGACAGGGCGTCACCGTCGAGGTGCGCAACCCCGCCCCGGCCGAACCCTTCACCCGGGTGCCGGGCTCCGGTCAGGGGCTCATCGGGCTGACCGAGCGGGCCACCCTCGCCGGCGGCCGCCTCGACCACGGGCCCGGACCCGACGGCGGGTTCGGGGTGCGGGCCTGGCTACCGTGGGCGTCATGA
- a CDS encoding response regulator: MTTPAPAPAPPVRLLIIDDDPLVRAGLTLMLGGAAGIDIVGEGADGSQAAALADRLRPDVVLMDIRMPVMDGLTATEVLRGRPDAPEIIVLTTFHADEQVLRAIRAGAAGFVLKDTPPAQIVESVRRVAAGDPVLSPAVTRQLMARATGPGQDERTGRGQRARERIASLADREREVAVAVGQGRSNAEIAATLYLSVATVKTQVSRILAKFGFNNRVQIALLVHDAGLLDDEG, translated from the coding sequence ATGACCACACCGGCCCCCGCCCCGGCCCCGCCCGTCCGGCTGCTCATCATCGACGACGACCCGCTCGTACGGGCCGGGCTCACCCTGATGCTGGGCGGCGCCGCCGGCATCGACATCGTGGGCGAGGGGGCCGACGGCAGCCAGGCCGCCGCACTGGCCGACCGGCTGCGGCCCGACGTGGTCCTGATGGACATCCGGATGCCGGTCATGGACGGGCTGACCGCCACCGAGGTGCTGCGGGGCCGTCCGGACGCCCCCGAGATCATCGTCCTGACGACCTTCCACGCGGACGAACAGGTGCTCCGCGCCATCCGGGCCGGCGCCGCGGGGTTCGTCCTCAAGGACACCCCGCCCGCGCAGATCGTCGAGTCGGTGCGCCGGGTGGCCGCCGGCGACCCGGTCCTGTCGCCCGCGGTCACCCGGCAGCTGATGGCCCGCGCCACGGGCCCCGGCCAGGACGAGCGGACCGGCCGCGGCCAACGGGCGCGCGAACGGATCGCGTCGCTCGCGGACCGGGAGCGCGAGGTCGCCGTCGCCGTCGGGCAGGGCCGCTCGAACGCGGAGATCGCCGCCACGCTCTACCTCAGCGTCGCCACGGTGAAGACCCAGGTCTCCCGCATCCTCGCCAAGTTCGGCTTCAACAACCGCGTCCAGATCGCCCTGCTCGTCCACGACGCCGGGCTCCTCGACGACGAGGGCTGA
- a CDS encoding cytochrome P450 family protein, whose protein sequence is MSEVDVDLRGLGDFTANPYPYYERMRATGPVHTIRTDEFDRAWLVVGYEEGRAVLADARFGKDWRSLPGEAGGDPVNANMLGMDPPDHTRLRKLVAREFTSRRVEALRPRVEEITSGLLDAMLPSGRADLVDAFAFPLPMTVICELIGVPDLDRSAFRKMSNGVLAPGSAKEEGEAFRAMGAYLVELIEGKRRSPGEDLLSALIAAGHDGDDTLSPDELVGMAFLLLVAGHETTVNLISNGVRALLAHPDQLAALRADFGLLDGAIEEMLRYDGPVETATFRFALERAEIGGRVIEPGDPVLVSLAGSDRDPGRYPEPDRFDIRRDTQGHLAFGHGIHFCMGAPLARMEGRIAIRMLLERCPGLEADPDGAAPDWMPGTLIRGVRRLPVRW, encoded by the coding sequence ATGTCCGAAGTCGATGTAGATCTACGCGGGTTGGGCGACTTCACCGCGAATCCGTACCCCTACTACGAGCGGATGCGCGCGACCGGTCCCGTGCACACCATCCGCACCGACGAGTTCGACCGGGCCTGGCTCGTCGTCGGTTACGAGGAGGGTCGTGCGGTCCTGGCCGACGCGCGCTTCGGCAAGGACTGGCGGTCGCTGCCCGGCGAGGCGGGCGGCGACCCGGTCAACGCCAACATGCTGGGAATGGACCCGCCCGACCACACCCGGCTGCGCAAGCTGGTGGCCCGCGAGTTCACCTCGCGCCGGGTCGAGGCGCTGCGCCCCCGCGTGGAGGAGATCACCAGCGGACTGCTCGACGCGATGCTGCCCTCGGGGCGGGCGGATCTCGTGGACGCGTTCGCCTTCCCGCTGCCGATGACCGTCATATGCGAGCTGATCGGCGTGCCCGACCTGGACCGGTCCGCCTTCCGCAAGATGTCCAACGGCGTGCTGGCGCCCGGCAGCGCGAAGGAGGAGGGCGAGGCGTTCCGGGCCATGGGCGCCTACCTCGTCGAGCTGATCGAGGGCAAGCGCCGCTCACCGGGCGAGGACCTGCTGAGCGCGCTGATAGCCGCCGGCCACGACGGCGACGACACGCTCTCGCCCGACGAACTGGTGGGCATGGCCTTCCTGTTGCTCGTCGCCGGGCACGAGACGACGGTCAACCTGATCTCCAACGGCGTCCGCGCCCTGCTCGCCCACCCGGACCAACTGGCTGCCCTGCGCGCCGACTTCGGTCTGCTCGACGGGGCGATCGAGGAGATGCTGCGCTACGACGGACCGGTGGAGACGGCCACGTTCCGCTTCGCCCTGGAACGGGCCGAGATAGGCGGCCGGGTCATCGAGCCGGGTGACCCGGTCCTCGTCTCGCTCGCCGGTTCCGACCGCGACCCCGGCCGCTACCCCGAGCCCGACCGCTTCGACATCCGCCGTGACACCCAGGGCCACCTGGCCTTCGGACACGGCATCCACTTCTGCATGGGCGCGCCGCTGGCCCGGATGGAAGGCCGTATCGCCATCCGCATGCTGCTGGAGCGCTGCCCCGGCCTCGAAGCCGACCCGGACGGGGCCGCCCCCGACTGGATGCCCGGGACCCTGATCCGGGGAGTGCGCCGGCTCCCCGTCCGCTGGTAG
- a CDS encoding sugar ABC transporter substrate-binding protein codes for MARVRTGVRAMGAVLAAVLGASLMGCSSTGGKRAEERAAKAAAEGGSAVNTPRWTFAMVTHSGDGDTFWDIVQKGAKMAADKDNINFLYSHDDEGQQQAQLVQAAIDKKVDGLIVTLAKPDAMKDVVAKATRAGIPVITVNSGSAESKKYGALTHIGQDESIAGEAVGEELNARGRKKALCILHEQGNVGHEQRCAGAKKTFDGQLQNLYVEGTNMPDVQASIEAKLQSDKNIDAVVTLGAPFADAAVKAKKTAGSKAEIDTFDLNPKVAASLQSKTLGFAVDQQPYLQGYEAVDLLWLYRFNRNVLGGGRPVLTGPQIVTSEDAAQLAEYADRGTR; via the coding sequence GTGGCAAGGGTTCGGACAGGGGTACGTGCGATGGGCGCCGTGCTTGCGGCGGTGCTGGGGGCCTCCCTCATGGGATGCAGCAGCACCGGCGGCAAGCGGGCGGAGGAGCGCGCGGCCAAGGCCGCGGCCGAAGGCGGGTCCGCGGTGAACACACCCCGCTGGACCTTCGCCATGGTCACCCACTCGGGCGACGGCGACACCTTCTGGGACATCGTCCAGAAGGGCGCCAAGATGGCGGCCGACAAGGACAACATCAACTTCCTGTACTCGCACGACGACGAGGGCCAGCAGCAGGCCCAGCTCGTGCAGGCCGCCATCGACAAGAAGGTCGACGGCCTGATCGTCACGCTCGCCAAGCCCGATGCCATGAAGGACGTCGTGGCCAAGGCCACCCGGGCCGGCATTCCGGTGATCACCGTGAACTCGGGCTCCGCCGAGTCCAAGAAGTACGGCGCGCTCACCCACATCGGCCAGGACGAGTCGATCGCCGGCGAGGCCGTCGGCGAGGAGCTGAACGCGCGCGGCCGCAAGAAGGCCCTGTGCATCCTGCACGAGCAGGGCAACGTCGGCCATGAGCAGCGCTGCGCCGGGGCGAAGAAGACCTTCGACGGACAGCTGCAGAACCTGTACGTCGAGGGCACCAACATGCCCGACGTCCAGGCGTCCATCGAGGCGAAGCTCCAGTCTGACAAGAACATCGACGCGGTCGTCACCCTCGGCGCGCCGTTCGCGGACGCCGCCGTCAAGGCCAAGAAGACCGCGGGCAGCAAGGCCGAGATCGACACCTTCGACCTGAACCCCAAGGTCGCGGCCTCGCTCCAGTCCAAGACCCTCGGCTTCGCCGTCGACCAGCAGCCCTACCTCCAGGGGTACGAGGCCGTCGACCTGCTCTGGCTCTACCGCTTCAACCGCAACGTCCTCGGCGGCGGCCGCCCGGTCCTGACCGGCCCGCAGATCGTCACGTCCGAGGACGCCGCCCAGCTGGCCGAGTACGCCGACCGGGGAACGCGATGA
- a CDS encoding ABC transporter permease, which yields MTAASGSSSPAGTDERLLRTSPLRKLLGRPELGSVVGALAVFLFFAVVADSFLRATSFGTVMYAASTIGIMAAPVALLMIGGEFDLSAGVMVTSSALVSSMFSYQMTANVWVGVFVSLLVTLAIGAFNGFMLTRTRLPSFIITLGTFLMLTGLNLGFTKLISGSVSTKTIGNMEGFPSARKLFASYWTVGGVELKVTLLWWAGLVAVATWILLRTRFGNWIFAVGGGADAARAVGVPVIRTKIGLYLGVAFAAWVSGQHLLFSYDVVQSGEGVGNELIYIIAAVIGGCLITGGYGSAIGSAVGAFIFGMTSKGIVYAEWNPDWFKFFLGAMLLLATLLNAWVRKRAEATK from the coding sequence ATGACCGCCGCTTCCGGCTCGTCGTCCCCCGCCGGGACCGACGAGCGGCTGCTGCGCACCTCACCGCTGCGCAAACTGCTCGGCCGCCCGGAGCTGGGCTCGGTCGTCGGCGCGCTCGCCGTCTTCCTCTTCTTCGCGGTCGTCGCCGACAGCTTCCTGCGCGCCACCAGCTTCGGCACGGTGATGTACGCGGCCTCCACCATCGGGATCATGGCGGCGCCGGTCGCGCTGCTGATGATCGGCGGCGAGTTCGACCTCTCCGCGGGCGTGATGGTCACCAGCTCCGCGCTGGTCTCCTCGATGTTCAGCTACCAGATGACGGCCAACGTCTGGGTCGGCGTCTTCGTGTCCCTGCTGGTCACGCTCGCCATCGGCGCGTTCAACGGCTTCATGCTGACCCGCACCAGACTGCCGAGCTTCATCATCACGCTCGGCACGTTCCTGATGCTGACCGGGCTCAATCTCGGCTTCACCAAGCTGATCAGCGGAAGCGTCTCGACCAAGACCATCGGCAACATGGAGGGCTTCCCCTCCGCCCGCAAGCTCTTCGCCTCGTACTGGACGGTCGGCGGCGTCGAACTCAAGGTGACCCTCCTGTGGTGGGCCGGGCTCGTCGCCGTCGCCACCTGGATCCTGCTCCGCACCCGCTTCGGCAACTGGATCTTCGCGGTCGGCGGCGGGGCCGACGCGGCCCGCGCGGTCGGCGTCCCGGTCATCCGCACCAAGATCGGCCTCTACCTCGGCGTCGCCTTCGCCGCCTGGGTCTCCGGCCAGCACCTGTTGTTCAGCTACGACGTCGTCCAGTCCGGCGAGGGCGTCGGCAACGAGCTGATCTACATCATCGCGGCCGTCATCGGCGGCTGCCTGATCACCGGCGGATACGGCTCCGCGATCGGCTCGGCGGTCGGTGCCTTCATCTTCGGCATGACCAGCAAGGGCATCGTGTACGCGGAGTGGAACCCCGACTGGTTCAAGTTCTTCCTCGGAGCGATGCTGCTCCTGGCCACCCTGCTCAACGCATGGGTACGCAAGCGCGCGGAGGCGACGAAATGA
- a CDS encoding ATP-binding cassette domain-containing protein, whose protein sequence is MTAPKATDGPRDTGRRALVELDHVAKYYGNIKALEGVSLEVHAGEISCVLGDNGAGKSTLIKIIAGLHRHDAGTFLVDGEETTLANPRDALDRGIATVYQDLAVVPLMPVWRNFFLGSEPTTGAGPFKRLDVRLMRETTHSALLRMGIDLRDVDQPIGTLSGGERQCVAIARAVHFGAKVLVLDEPTAALGVKQSGVVLKYVAAARDAGLGVVLITHNPHHAYLVGDRFVLLKRGAMAGSHTKDSVTLDELTRQMAGGSELEELSHELERASGPGPGDTV, encoded by the coding sequence ATGACGGCCCCCAAGGCAACCGACGGGCCGCGGGACACCGGCCGGCGGGCACTGGTCGAGCTGGACCACGTGGCCAAGTACTACGGCAACATCAAGGCACTCGAAGGGGTGTCGCTCGAAGTGCACGCGGGCGAGATCTCCTGCGTGCTCGGCGACAACGGCGCCGGCAAGTCCACCCTCATCAAGATCATCGCCGGGCTGCACCGGCACGACGCCGGGACCTTCCTGGTGGACGGCGAGGAGACCACCCTCGCCAACCCGCGCGACGCCCTGGACCGGGGCATCGCCACGGTCTACCAGGACCTCGCCGTCGTCCCCCTGATGCCGGTCTGGCGGAACTTCTTCCTGGGCTCGGAGCCGACGACCGGCGCCGGCCCCTTCAAGCGCCTCGACGTCCGGCTGATGCGGGAGACGACGCACTCGGCGCTGCTGCGCATGGGCATCGACCTGCGCGACGTCGACCAGCCCATCGGCACCCTGTCCGGCGGCGAGCGCCAGTGCGTCGCCATCGCGCGGGCCGTCCACTTCGGCGCCAAGGTCCTGGTCCTGGACGAGCCGACCGCCGCGCTGGGCGTCAAGCAGTCCGGGGTCGTCCTGAAATACGTCGCCGCCGCCCGGGACGCCGGCCTCGGCGTGGTCCTCATCACGCACAACCCCCACCACGCCTACCTCGTCGGCGACCGGTTCGTCCTGCTCAAGCGGGGCGCCATGGCCGGCAGCCACACCAAGGACAGCGTCACGCTGGACGAACTGACCCGCCAGATGGCGGGCGGCAGCGAGCTGGAGGAGCTGAGCCACGAGCTGGAGCGCGCCTCCGGTCCGGGCCCCGGCGACACCGTGTAG